A stretch of Blautia liquoris DNA encodes these proteins:
- the gltB gene encoding glutamate synthase large subunit produces MTHSSICAKDPKLPGLYNPKFEHDNCGIGAVVNIKGRATHETVENALKIVENLEHRAGKDAEGKTGDGVGILLQISHKFFTKTCRTLGIFLGKEREYGVGMFFLPEQEPKRNQAKKMFEIILKKEGLELLGWRKVPIVPDVLGSKARDCMPYIEQVFVKKPEDVRKGLDFDRKLYIVRREFEQSNENTYVVSFSSRTIVYKGMFLVGQLRTFFKDLQDLDFESAIAIVHSRFSTNTTPSWERAHPNRLIIHNGEINTIRGNVDKMLAREETMESDQLKDSMRKVLPVVRANGSDSAMLDNTLEFLMMSGMDLPLAVMVTIPEPWEENDTLPAKVREFYQYYATMMEPWDGPASIVFSDGDLAGAVLDRNGLRPSRYYITDDDNLILASEVGVLDIPPEKIVLKERLHPGKMLLIDTREKRIIQNDQLKEYYAKRCAYGEWTDQNLVYLKDLKIPNQESVTYKKEDRRKLFTAFGYSYEEYRSSIKPMALNGSEGIAAMGIDTPLAALSKEHQPLFNYFKQMFAQVTNPPIDAIREKIVTSTTVYLGKDGNLLREKPENCRVLAIKNPILTNTDLQKIKTMKKEGFKVSEVSILYYKSTSLSTALDHLFIEVDKAVQIGAGILVLTDRGVDENHVAIPSLLAVSAVHQHLVRTKKRTSLGIILESAEPREVHHFATLLGYGASAVNPYLAYEAIHDLIENKMVHKDFYAAMNDYNEAVRAGIVKIASKMGISTIQSYQGSQIFEAVGISNKVIDQYFTNTVSRVGGITLEDIARDVNERHSKAFDPLGLDSNLALETIGRHNSIRPGEEHRYNPETIHLLQESVRRGDYQMFKEYTRKVDCEECGNLRSLMDFQYADKPLPLETVESVDSIVKRFKTGAMSYGSISKEAHETLAIAMNQIHGKSNTGEGGESPNRLDDPKRCSAIKQVASGRFGVTSQYLVSAKEIQIKMAQGAKPGEGGHLPARKVYPWIAKTRYSTPGVTLISPPPHHDIYSIEDLAQLIYDLKNANKDARISVKLVSEAGVGTVAAGVAKAGAQVILISGYDGGTGAAPKSSIQNAGLPWELGLAETHQNLIANGLRNRVRIETDGKLMSGRDVAIAALLGAEEFGFATAPLVTMGCIMMRVCNLDTCPVGVATQNPKLRERFRGKPEYVVNFMRFIAEELREYMAKLGFHTVDEIVGRTDRLKRREDSTEDGISRIDLTQILNNPYSKEEHLIFEPRRKYKFELEKTIDERVLLPGFWPSFDQKLSATINTEVHNTDRALGTLTGAEITRRFGETLPDDTYLVRCTGAGGQSFGAFIPKGLTLKLEGDSNDYFGKGLSGGKLIIMPPKGARYKADENIIIGNVALYGATGGEAYICGVAGERFCVRNSGVRAVTEGVGDHGCEYMTGGCVVVLGQTGRNFAAGMSGGVAYVLDEDNTLYKKLNKELVTMNPLDNKHDEKELKQMIRAHVDATGSEKGAVILKEFDFYLSKFKKVIPDDYKRMLMLTAKYEAKGMDTEYAQVEAFNESLREV; encoded by the coding sequence TTGAACAGGTATTTGTCAAAAAACCGGAAGATGTAAGAAAAGGTCTTGACTTTGACAGGAAATTATATATTGTTCGCCGTGAATTTGAACAGAGCAATGAAAATACATATGTTGTCTCTTTTTCCAGCCGTACAATCGTATATAAAGGGATGTTTTTAGTTGGACAGCTTCGGACATTCTTCAAAGACTTGCAAGATCTAGATTTTGAATCTGCAATCGCCATTGTACATTCCAGATTCTCTACAAACACAACCCCCAGCTGGGAACGTGCACACCCAAATCGTCTGATTATACATAACGGTGAGATCAACACGATAAGAGGCAACGTGGATAAGATGCTTGCAAGGGAAGAGACGATGGAATCAGATCAACTGAAAGATTCTATGAGGAAAGTTTTGCCAGTGGTTCGTGCAAATGGATCCGATTCAGCCATGCTTGACAATACTCTGGAATTTCTGATGATGAGTGGCATGGATCTGCCGCTTGCAGTGATGGTCACGATACCGGAGCCATGGGAGGAAAACGATACATTACCTGCCAAGGTGAGAGAATTCTATCAGTATTATGCGACGATGATGGAACCATGGGATGGCCCCGCCTCGATTGTTTTCTCGGACGGAGATCTGGCAGGCGCTGTACTCGACCGTAATGGCCTTCGGCCCTCTCGGTATTATATTACAGATGACGATAATCTGATTCTGGCTTCGGAAGTCGGAGTACTTGACATACCTCCGGAGAAAATTGTATTAAAGGAGCGTCTACATCCAGGAAAGATGCTTCTGATTGACACCAGAGAAAAACGAATCATTCAGAATGATCAACTGAAAGAATATTATGCAAAACGATGTGCGTATGGAGAATGGACAGATCAAAATCTCGTTTACCTAAAAGACTTGAAAATTCCGAATCAGGAATCTGTGACTTACAAGAAAGAGGATAGACGAAAGTTGTTTACTGCTTTTGGCTACAGCTACGAAGAATATCGCTCATCAATTAAACCCATGGCTTTGAATGGATCCGAGGGAATTGCTGCGATGGGCATCGATACTCCTCTTGCGGCATTGTCAAAAGAACATCAGCCATTGTTTAATTATTTTAAGCAGATGTTCGCACAGGTAACCAACCCGCCGATTGATGCGATTCGTGAGAAAATTGTGACCTCGACTACGGTATATCTTGGAAAAGACGGAAATCTGTTAAGGGAAAAGCCTGAAAATTGCAGAGTACTCGCAATCAAAAATCCGATTTTGACAAATACGGATCTGCAAAAGATCAAAACAATGAAAAAAGAGGGTTTCAAAGTAAGTGAGGTGTCCATCTTATACTATAAAAGCACTTCTCTTTCAACAGCCTTGGATCATCTGTTCATCGAAGTGGATAAAGCAGTTCAGATAGGAGCAGGAATACTGGTTCTCACAGATCGGGGAGTGGATGAAAATCATGTTGCAATTCCATCTCTGCTTGCGGTCTCAGCTGTGCACCAACATCTGGTGAGAACAAAAAAGAGAACCAGTCTTGGAATCATACTGGAATCTGCGGAGCCCAGAGAGGTTCATCATTTTGCCACACTGCTCGGATACGGGGCAAGTGCTGTCAATCCTTATCTTGCCTATGAAGCGATTCATGATCTGATTGAGAACAAGATGGTGCATAAAGACTTTTATGCAGCAATGAATGATTATAATGAAGCCGTTCGGGCTGGTATCGTCAAGATTGCTTCCAAGATGGGTATTTCAACGATACAGTCCTATCAGGGTTCTCAGATCTTTGAGGCAGTTGGAATATCAAATAAAGTGATTGATCAATATTTTACAAATACCGTAAGCCGTGTGGGAGGTATCACTTTGGAAGATATTGCACGTGATGTCAACGAACGTCATTCAAAGGCGTTTGATCCATTGGGACTGGACAGTAATCTTGCACTGGAAACAATCGGAAGACATAATAGCATCCGCCCCGGAGAGGAACATCGCTACAATCCAGAGACGATTCATCTTCTGCAGGAATCAGTCAGACGCGGTGATTATCAGATGTTCAAAGAATATACCCGAAAAGTTGACTGTGAGGAATGCGGCAATCTGAGAAGCCTGATGGATTTTCAATATGCCGATAAGCCGCTGCCGCTTGAAACGGTCGAAAGTGTTGACTCGATTGTGAAACGTTTTAAGACTGGTGCTATGTCCTATGGGTCCATCTCAAAAGAAGCCCATGAGACGTTGGCCATTGCCATGAATCAGATTCACGGAAAATCAAATACAGGAGAGGGCGGTGAGAGTCCAAATCGTCTGGATGATCCAAAGCGATGCTCGGCAATCAAACAGGTTGCATCTGGAAGGTTTGGTGTGACGAGCCAATACCTTGTGAGTGCAAAAGAGATTCAGATTAAGATGGCGCAGGGAGCGAAACCCGGTGAGGGAGGACATCTCCCTGCCCGGAAAGTGTATCCTTGGATTGCGAAAACCAGGTATTCCACGCCAGGCGTTACATTGATATCGCCTCCGCCTCATCATGACATTTATTCGATCGAGGATCTGGCGCAGCTCATTTATGATCTTAAAAATGCCAATAAGGATGCGAGGATATCCGTGAAACTGGTGTCGGAAGCGGGTGTCGGGACAGTTGCAGCTGGAGTAGCGAAGGCCGGTGCACAAGTGATCCTGATCTCCGGGTATGACGGGGGAACAGGCGCAGCACCAAAAAGTTCTATTCAAAATGCAGGACTTCCCTGGGAGCTGGGTCTTGCGGAGACGCATCAGAATTTAATCGCTAACGGACTTAGAAACCGTGTGCGGATAGAGACAGATGGTAAGCTGATGAGTGGCCGTGACGTTGCAATTGCAGCGCTTCTTGGGGCAGAGGAATTTGGCTTCGCAACGGCTCCGCTCGTCACAATGGGTTGTATCATGATGCGTGTCTGCAATCTGGATACCTGCCCGGTCGGCGTGGCAACACAGAATCCAAAATTACGAGAACGCTTTCGTGGAAAACCAGAATACGTGGTCAATTTTATGCGATTTATTGCAGAAGAGCTGCGTGAGTATATGGCTAAGCTGGGATTTCATACAGTTGATGAAATTGTGGGACGCACAGACAGATTAAAAAGACGTGAGGATAGCACAGAAGATGGGATTTCCCGCATAGATCTGACACAGATTCTCAACAATCCATATTCCAAAGAAGAGCACCTGATATTTGAGCCGAGAAGAAAATATAAATTTGAATTGGAAAAAACAATAGATGAAAGAGTTCTCCTTCCTGGATTTTGGCCTTCTTTTGATCAGAAGTTATCGGCCACGATTAATACGGAAGTGCATAATACTGACCGTGCACTAGGTACACTCACAGGAGCTGAGATCACCAGACGTTTTGGTGAAACGCTTCCCGATGACACCTACCTGGTAAGATGCACAGGTGCCGGCGGACAAAGCTTCGGCGCATTTATTCCGAAAGGGCTGACTTTAAAACTGGAAGGAGATTCGAATGACTATTTTGGAAAGGGTCTTTCCGGAGGCAAACTGATTATTATGCCGCCCAAAGGTGCCCGCTACAAGGCAGATGAAAATATTATTATCGGAAATGTAGCGTTATATGGTGCTACCGGAGGAGAAGCTTATATCTGCGGTGTTGCAGGTGAGCGTTTCTGTGTGAGAAATTCAGGAGTTAGGGCAGTTACAGAAGGAGTTGGAGATCATGGATGTGAATACATGACTGGCGGATGTGTCGTGGTACTTGGGCAGACAGGAAGGAATTTTGCTGCCGGTATGAGTGGCGGGGTGGCCTATGTTCTGGATGAGGATAATACGCTTTATAAAAAGCTGAACAAGGAGCTGGTTACGATGAATCCCTTAGATAATAAGCACGATGAAAAGGAATTAAAACAGATGATTAGAGCACATGTAGATGCCACCGGATCCGAAAAGGGAGCCGTCATTTTAAAAGAGTTTGACTTTTATCTTTCAAAATTTAAAAAGGTGATTCCGGATGATTATAAAAGGATGCTGATGCTCACAGCAAAATATGAGGCTAAAGGCATGGACACTGAGTATGCTCAGGTCGAAGCGTTTAATGAAAGCTTAAGGGAGGTGTAA
- a CDS encoding glutamate synthase subunit beta: MGKPMGFLEYDRADGVSVPPLERIKSFHEFHIPLSEKKQRIQGARCMDCGVPFCQSARMIAGMASGCPLNNLCPEWNELIMSGNWKLAYERLDKTNCFPEFTARVCPALCEEACTCDLYGEAVTSKANERAIIEHAWRAGYIKATPPKTRTEKKVAVVGSGPSGLAAAMCLNRRGHKVTVFERNDRIGGLMRYGIPNMKLEKWVIDRRINLMKEEGIEFVTSVDVGVDVYAEQLLKDFNRVLLCCGASNPRDIKVKGRQLAGIYFALDFLRSVTKSLLDSNFADHHYIDPRGKHVVVIGGGDTGNDCVGTSIRLGAKSVTQLEMMPRPPLQRAETNPWPQWPKIEKTDYGQEEAIAVFGHDPRIYQTTVTEYIGDNRGKLKQIEIVDLKQKKDEKTGRMIMAPVEGSGRKIPADLVLIAAGFLGSQNYVTDAFNIKVNSRTNVLTSDNKYETSLPRVFTAGDMHRGQSLVVWAIWEGQQAAKAVDESLMGYTNL, encoded by the coding sequence ATGGGAAAACCGATGGGGTTTCTGGAATATGATCGTGCTGACGGCGTGTCAGTTCCACCGCTTGAGAGAATAAAAAGCTTTCACGAATTTCACATACCTCTTTCCGAGAAAAAGCAGAGAATACAAGGTGCCCGCTGTATGGACTGCGGAGTCCCATTTTGTCAGTCAGCAAGGATGATTGCGGGTATGGCGAGTGGTTGTCCGCTTAACAATCTCTGTCCGGAGTGGAACGAGTTGATTATGAGTGGCAACTGGAAACTGGCCTATGAGAGACTGGATAAGACGAACTGTTTTCCTGAGTTTACTGCCCGGGTGTGTCCGGCTCTCTGTGAGGAGGCTTGCACCTGCGATTTGTATGGAGAGGCAGTGACTTCGAAAGCCAATGAGAGGGCGATCATAGAACACGCCTGGAGGGCAGGATATATAAAAGCCACGCCGCCAAAGACGCGTACCGAAAAAAAGGTGGCAGTTGTTGGAAGCGGACCATCCGGACTTGCGGCAGCGATGTGTCTCAACAGACGAGGTCACAAGGTCACAGTCTTTGAACGAAATGACCGTATTGGCGGACTGATGCGTTACGGAATTCCGAATATGAAACTTGAAAAATGGGTGATAGACCGCAGAATTAACCTCATGAAAGAGGAAGGCATCGAATTCGTAACGAGTGTCGATGTGGGTGTGGATGTTTACGCGGAGCAGCTTCTGAAAGATTTCAACCGAGTTCTGCTCTGCTGCGGGGCATCCAATCCAAGAGATATCAAAGTAAAGGGGAGGCAGCTAGCGGGAATCTATTTTGCCTTGGATTTCTTAAGGTCCGTTACAAAAAGTCTTCTGGATTCCAATTTTGCTGATCACCATTATATTGATCCGAGGGGAAAACATGTTGTGGTGATCGGTGGCGGTGATACTGGCAATGACTGTGTCGGAACATCAATTCGCCTGGGTGCCAAAAGTGTCACGCAGTTAGAGATGATGCCCCGTCCGCCGTTACAAAGAGCTGAGACAAATCCGTGGCCACAGTGGCCGAAAATTGAGAAGACAGACTATGGACAAGAGGAGGCGATTGCTGTATTCGGACATGATCCGAGAATCTACCAGACTACAGTAACAGAATATATTGGTGATAACAGAGGAAAACTAAAACAGATTGAAATTGTAGATCTTAAGCAAAAAAAGGATGAGAAAACCGGAAGAATGATTATGGCGCCGGTGGAAGGATCCGGAAGGAAGATTCCTGCAGACCTTGTACTGATTGCAGCAGGATTCTTAGGTTCTCAGAACTATGTGACCGATGCTTTTAACATTAAGGTGAACTCACGCACAAATGTTCTGACAAGTGA